In Fodinibius saliphilus, a genomic segment contains:
- the purB gene encoding adenylosuccinate lyase, with product MIERYSRKEMADIWSLENQFQAWLEVELAACNAWSKLGKIPKEDVEKLYEKATFDVGRIKEIEKKTRHDVVAFTRSVSESLGDEKKWVHYGLTSTDVVDTANGYRLKQANEIIRKDLEHIIEVLAEKAKKHKFTVMMGRTHGVHAEPTTFGLKCALWYAEMKRNLERFEKAADAVEFGKMSGSVGTFANIPPEVEESVCEELGLSPAPISTQTLQRDRHADYVSTLALIGSTMEKMAVEIRHLQRSEVREAEEFFRKGQKGSSSMPHKRNPVSSENISGCSRVLRGYMMSAYENIPLWHERDISHSSVERIILPDATILLDYMLNRFSGVVEKLTIYEDNMEENIFKTYGLTFSQRLLHMLIDEGEMSREKAYDTVQPLAMQAWEQKTMFRDLVEADETVQEYLTDEDIDEAFNLKHHTRNVDRIFKRVGLQ from the coding sequence ATGATTGAGCGATATTCACGCAAAGAGATGGCCGATATCTGGTCATTGGAAAACCAATTTCAAGCTTGGCTGGAAGTTGAGCTGGCTGCCTGTAATGCCTGGAGTAAATTAGGAAAAATACCTAAAGAAGATGTAGAAAAGTTGTATGAGAAGGCAACATTTGATGTTGGCCGGATAAAAGAGATCGAAAAGAAAACCCGTCACGATGTCGTAGCTTTTACTCGTTCAGTCTCGGAATCTCTTGGTGATGAAAAGAAATGGGTTCACTATGGGCTTACCTCAACAGATGTTGTTGATACGGCAAATGGTTATCGCCTGAAGCAGGCCAACGAGATTATTCGGAAAGATTTAGAGCATATTATTGAGGTATTAGCGGAGAAGGCTAAGAAACATAAGTTTACCGTCATGATGGGGCGTACCCATGGTGTGCATGCCGAGCCGACTACTTTCGGGTTAAAATGTGCATTATGGTATGCTGAGATGAAGCGAAATTTAGAACGCTTCGAAAAGGCTGCAGATGCGGTTGAGTTTGGCAAGATGAGTGGTTCAGTTGGAACTTTTGCCAACATTCCGCCAGAGGTAGAAGAATCTGTATGTGAAGAGTTGGGGCTCAGTCCAGCACCGATCTCAACGCAGACCCTCCAACGTGATCGTCATGCAGATTATGTTTCTACCTTAGCATTGATCGGTTCAACAATGGAGAAGATGGCTGTTGAAATTCGTCACTTGCAACGAAGTGAAGTGCGCGAAGCAGAAGAGTTTTTCCGTAAAGGACAAAAAGGTTCTTCTTCAATGCCACATAAGCGTAATCCGGTAAGTTCTGAAAATATTTCGGGTTGCTCTAGGGTGCTTCGGGGGTATATGATGTCAGCATACGAAAATATTCCATTGTGGCACGAACGGGATATCTCGCACTCATCGGTAGAACGAATTATCTTGCCGGATGCTACTATACTGTTGGATTATATGCTCAATCGATTCTCCGGTGTGGTAGAAAAGTTGACGATCTATGAAGATAATATGGAAGAAAATATTTTTAAAACATATGGCCTTACTTTCTCGCAACGATTGTTGCATATGCTGATTGATGAAGGTGAAATGTCGCGCGAGAAGGCTTATGATACGGTTCAGCCTTTGGCGATGCAGGCATGGGAACAAAAAACAATGTTCCGGGATCTTGTTGAAGCAGACGAAACGGTACAGGAATATCTCACTGACGAAGATATCGATGAAGCCTTTAATCTAAAGCACCACACCCGAAATGTAGATCGTATTTTCAAGCGTGTTGGCTTACAATAA
- a CDS encoding DUF2779 domain-containing protein — MAKASAKTTHFTKHLFGAGIQCPTKLYYKAKDFAESKVAIPFIRHAVFNKRLLKALARSVYSEGIFIKEASVHEAAKETRSLLEDQNAVIFDAIFEYKQMMARLPIVVKKGNTLTVFHIQTKAFDSRRDHLIANTGNIYSKWRKYLLGFAYQLYLIQKSLPEFDVVPMLVLPEKTGHAQTGNLPFILKPLDKTAKPVPVSSANQELLAKIEVSDEILKIWNDSDFAEEYLPKPNFEDTLYYLRNLFLNIRKEAPKVGAKCKDCEFRISKERIEDGVESGFNSCWAAMMDHENPSEKHVFDLIGPGVNQWINEGVYDQKQIPGDDIIDINTIVEGNWGISHKMRQALQIYKAQNRPVPAEIIRPELKKELNRWQYPLHFLDFEAGNYTVPIRRNRSPYQLIVFQYSCHTLDEDGEWQHFQWIDNSRKIYPNYELIRRLMEIPNISEGTIVQYSNFERTALKTIRRELMNEQADVNDSEKLIKWIEAIIRRNDSSHHQPPYVADLSRLVKNYYYNREMNNSLSIKGVLQSIMSHSEYLREKYSEPYFSHNFNGIQWWQNDEEGGARNPYSILTETGDSPIRRGTEAMVVYGKLLAKEYSKDQLQAYQNALLKYCELDTLAMVMIYQHWKNTTD; from the coding sequence ATGGCAAAGGCTTCTGCGAAGACTACTCATTTCACTAAACATCTGTTTGGGGCAGGTATTCAGTGTCCCACAAAATTGTATTATAAGGCTAAAGACTTTGCAGAAAGTAAAGTTGCCATTCCGTTTATACGACATGCTGTTTTCAATAAAAGATTGTTGAAGGCACTTGCGAGATCCGTTTACTCCGAGGGTATCTTTATTAAGGAAGCTTCAGTTCATGAAGCTGCTAAAGAGACGCGTTCTCTTTTAGAAGATCAGAACGCGGTTATATTTGATGCCATTTTTGAATATAAACAGATGATGGCCCGTTTGCCTATTGTGGTAAAAAAAGGGAATACACTGACGGTATTTCATATTCAAACTAAAGCTTTTGATTCTAGAAGAGATCATCTTATTGCCAATACCGGTAATATTTATAGCAAGTGGAGGAAGTATTTACTTGGTTTTGCTTACCAGTTATACCTGATTCAGAAAAGTTTACCTGAGTTTGATGTTGTACCCATGTTGGTATTGCCCGAAAAGACGGGCCACGCACAAACAGGGAATCTACCATTTATACTGAAGCCGTTGGATAAAACAGCAAAACCGGTTCCGGTATCATCAGCTAATCAGGAGTTGTTAGCTAAAATTGAAGTGTCAGACGAGATATTAAAGATTTGGAATGATTCTGACTTTGCTGAAGAGTATTTGCCAAAACCTAATTTTGAAGATACTTTATATTACCTCCGAAATTTATTTTTAAATATAAGGAAGGAGGCACCTAAAGTAGGTGCGAAATGTAAAGACTGCGAATTTCGTATTAGCAAGGAGCGTATTGAAGATGGTGTTGAGAGTGGTTTTAATAGCTGTTGGGCTGCGATGATGGATCATGAGAATCCATCGGAAAAACATGTTTTTGACCTTATTGGCCCAGGTGTGAATCAATGGATCAATGAGGGGGTTTATGATCAAAAACAGATTCCTGGAGACGATATTATTGATATTAATACCATCGTTGAGGGAAATTGGGGGATCAGTCATAAAATGCGCCAGGCATTACAAATATATAAAGCGCAAAATAGGCCTGTACCGGCAGAAATTATACGCCCTGAGCTCAAAAAAGAACTCAATCGCTGGCAATACCCGCTTCATTTTTTGGATTTCGAAGCCGGTAATTATACGGTTCCTATTCGTCGCAATCGGTCACCATACCAGCTTATTGTATTTCAATATTCCTGTCATACGTTAGATGAAGATGGGGAATGGCAGCATTTTCAGTGGATTGATAACAGCCGGAAGATATATCCTAATTATGAATTGATTCGTCGCCTAATGGAAATTCCCAATATTTCAGAGGGAACTATCGTACAATATTCGAACTTTGAGCGGACAGCATTGAAAACGATACGGCGCGAGCTTATGAATGAGCAGGCTGATGTTAATGACAGTGAAAAACTCATTAAATGGATTGAAGCTATTATTCGTCGTAACGATTCTTCTCATCACCAGCCTCCTTATGTCGCTGATTTAAGCAGGCTGGTAAAGAATTACTACTATAACAGGGAGATGAATAACTCTTTGAGTATTAAGGGAGTACTGCAATCGATAATGAGTCATAGTGAATATTTGCGAGAAAAATATTCGGAACCGTATTTCAGCCACAATTTTAATGGAATACAGTGGTGGCAAAATGATGAAGAGGGTGGGGCCAGAAACCCGTATAGTATTTTAACAGAAACAGGGGATTCGCCAATTCGTCGGGGTACCGAAGCAATGGTAGTTTACGGAAAGCTCCTTGCCAAAGAATATAGCAAAGATCAATTACAGGCTTATCAAAATGCATTGCTTAAATATTGTGAGCTAGATACGTTAGCTATGGTTATGATCTATCAACACTGGAAAAATACGACGGATTGA
- a CDS encoding S9 family peptidase yields the protein MKTLRQLFFFVISVLIYIPAVNGQTFNWTVADVINQERASSLQFSPDGNLLVWIKSKPNKEKDRSESDLYLTRFDVKEDGKYKTIQLTRGKESDFSPLFSKDGETIYFLSSREKGKKLWAMSVYGGEPYEIHEFETGISDIQWLEDKKLAFKSNEGKTLYEQKLEEEEDNTIVVEDTAHFKPSRIYSFDLKKKTISRLTDNKYPVGEYTVSENGKWLISSHIMSPDYRADANPKPNYYLWNLEHETKKEILKMGFQTPGNFKFTDDNEGFYFVSVKSSDPQWNGAGISMLHYYDINEEKAQKVPIDWNWGLGSGFDVFGNDVMVGLANGATTKLAYLQKDGNEWDKKPVDAGKMNQHITITAVGHEHKKLVSVYSTASTPPQYHLSDLNIKRRKVSISEGTEVIALNEYLDKKPKAKSEVISWTGAKGDEVTGILFYPEDYEEGRQYPLIVSIHGGPSGVDTDRWSDSWAYFPNIYSQKGAFVLNPNYHGSSNHGQEFVESIKGHYYEFEIPDIIAGIDMLEEKGMIDRDSLGVKGWSNGAILTTMLTVQHPNLFKAAAPGAGDVNWTSDYGTCAFGVSFDQSYFGGAPWDNTNGKIFNETYIQKSPLFEMEKVKTPTIIFHGSKDRAVPRDQGWEYYRALQQIGKAPVRFLWFPNQPHGLRKITHQTRKMEEEIRWFDKHLFGTYEGKNEAFKKESPLAELLKKDKAQIKNGQYGVVINDILIPETVSIKEDSIAIGRFEVTNAQYAEFDKDHSFPSVRANYPVVDISPEKAQQYLGWLSKKTGDAYRLPNSSEAATLHKKAKKVAAKENTLNFWAGYNITIDEVSEFRSKLENLDHTMLKEVGTYPGVSIGEAHIYDLGGNVAEWYTAETDPQTYGYSAISFVDDRGEISSVPKQYSGFRVIKE from the coding sequence ATGAAAACACTACGACAACTCTTTTTCTTTGTAATTTCTGTTTTAATATATATTCCCGCAGTGAATGGACAGACTTTTAATTGGACCGTTGCGGACGTTATTAACCAGGAACGCGCATCAAGCCTGCAATTTTCACCGGACGGGAATTTACTGGTCTGGATTAAATCTAAGCCCAACAAAGAAAAAGACCGCAGTGAAAGCGACCTTTACCTCACTCGCTTTGATGTTAAAGAAGATGGGAAGTATAAGACCATTCAATTGACACGCGGGAAAGAATCCGATTTCAGTCCCCTTTTCTCAAAAGATGGAGAGACCATATACTTTCTTTCATCGCGCGAAAAGGGTAAAAAACTTTGGGCGATGAGCGTATATGGTGGGGAACCATACGAAATTCATGAGTTCGAAACGGGGATATCAGATATTCAATGGCTAGAAGACAAAAAGCTCGCTTTTAAATCCAATGAGGGCAAGACCCTTTATGAACAAAAACTAGAAGAGGAAGAGGATAATACGATTGTTGTTGAAGATACAGCCCATTTTAAACCCAGCCGTATCTATTCATTTGATCTCAAAAAGAAAACCATCAGCCGTCTTACCGATAATAAATATCCGGTTGGTGAGTATACCGTCTCAGAAAACGGAAAATGGTTGATTAGCTCACATATTATGAGCCCTGACTACCGTGCCGACGCCAATCCCAAGCCAAACTACTATCTCTGGAATCTTGAACATGAAACTAAAAAAGAAATCCTAAAAATGGGATTTCAAACACCTGGTAACTTTAAATTTACCGACGATAATGAAGGCTTTTACTTTGTATCAGTGAAATCTTCTGATCCTCAATGGAATGGGGCCGGTATTAGTATGTTACATTACTATGATATAAATGAGGAGAAAGCCCAAAAAGTACCTATCGACTGGAATTGGGGCCTGGGTTCTGGTTTTGATGTATTTGGTAATGATGTGATGGTAGGGCTTGCAAATGGAGCTACTACCAAGTTGGCATACCTGCAGAAAGATGGAAATGAATGGGATAAGAAACCTGTAGATGCCGGAAAAATGAATCAACACATTACCATTACTGCAGTGGGGCACGAACATAAAAAATTGGTTTCTGTCTATTCAACAGCCTCTACCCCTCCCCAATACCACCTGAGTGATCTCAACATAAAAAGACGCAAAGTTAGCATTTCGGAAGGAACCGAAGTTATTGCCCTCAATGAATATCTTGACAAGAAGCCCAAAGCCAAGAGTGAAGTCATCAGCTGGACCGGCGCTAAAGGAGATGAAGTAACGGGGATTCTCTTTTATCCTGAAGATTATGAAGAAGGGCGTCAATACCCGCTAATTGTTTCTATTCACGGAGGACCCTCTGGCGTAGATACGGACCGATGGAGTGATTCTTGGGCCTATTTTCCCAACATTTATTCCCAGAAAGGAGCTTTTGTTCTAAATCCGAACTATCATGGATCCTCTAATCATGGACAGGAATTCGTAGAATCTATAAAAGGCCATTACTATGAATTTGAGATTCCTGATATCATTGCCGGCATAGATATGCTGGAAGAAAAAGGAATGATCGATCGCGATTCACTGGGTGTCAAAGGCTGGTCTAATGGTGCCATTCTTACCACAATGCTGACCGTACAACATCCCAATTTATTTAAGGCGGCAGCCCCAGGTGCAGGTGATGTCAACTGGACTTCGGATTATGGAACCTGTGCTTTCGGGGTCTCTTTTGATCAAAGTTATTTTGGCGGTGCACCGTGGGATAATACTAACGGTAAAATTTTTAATGAAACTTATATACAAAAGTCTCCTCTCTTCGAGATGGAAAAGGTAAAAACCCCCACTATTATATTTCACGGGAGTAAAGACCGGGCCGTTCCACGAGATCAAGGCTGGGAGTATTATCGGGCACTCCAGCAAATTGGGAAAGCACCGGTTCGCTTCCTATGGTTTCCGAACCAACCTCATGGTCTGCGAAAAATAACGCATCAGACACGTAAAATGGAAGAAGAAATTCGCTGGTTTGATAAGCACCTTTTTGGCACCTATGAAGGTAAAAATGAGGCTTTCAAAAAAGAAAGTCCCCTTGCAGAGCTTCTCAAAAAGGATAAAGCACAAATTAAAAATGGGCAATATGGAGTCGTCATTAATGACATCTTGATCCCTGAAACTGTTAGTATTAAAGAAGATTCTATTGCTATTGGACGATTTGAGGTTACTAATGCGCAGTATGCTGAATTTGATAAAGATCATAGCTTCCCAAGTGTACGAGCCAACTATCCCGTTGTCGACATAAGCCCGGAAAAAGCCCAACAATACCTTGGTTGGTTGAGCAAGAAAACAGGTGACGCCTATCGTCTCCCCAATAGCAGTGAAGCTGCGACTCTCCATAAAAAGGCAAAAAAAGTAGCAGCCAAAGAAAATACGCTTAACTTCTGGGCCGGCTATAATATCACGATTGATGAGGTCTCAGAATTTCGTAGTAAACTGGAAAACCTAGACCATACCATGCTTAAAGAAGTAGGTACATATCCCGGTGTTTCTATCGGGGAAGCCCATATCTATGACCTCGGTGGTAACGTGGCCGAATGGTATACTGCGGAAACTGATCCTCAAACGTATGGGTACTCTGCCATAAGTTTTGTTGATGATCGTGGTGAAATCTCCTCGGTTCCAAAACAATACTCCGGGTTTAGAGTTATAAAAGAATAG
- a CDS encoding M48 family metalloprotease — protein sequence MIALHFKRTILFVFAVLFMAACVVQRSPVSGSKRAYGYSWEKEKKIGKQADQQIQQQYGVYQDEQLLDYVKTVGDNVLEVSHMRREDTPQKYRETEFYFRVLNSPVVNAFALPGGYVYVTRGLLAHLENEAQLAVVLGHEIGHVAARHASQRAFEQQIGQIALIGGAVAGEELLGVPGGSVLQLGSQAAQFLFLSYGRDDERESDRLGVEYAAMKSYDAADGAGFFGALQRISKQSGQDIPDWKSTHPDPAERANTIPELAKKWREKGYKQTKEGIDEYMSIVDGMVFGENPREGFVEEGSFYHPELAFRFNYPANWEIVNRPSLVAAVNEDQDAVSVMKIDSVADDPKSSVINYVSQDGFTLVSQGETESNGLGAYQAIATATAKDSTQYRFHVYAVLYDNNIYRFTAYSLADKFAAYRAKFEDISTSFAELNDQKILNIKPVRLQTVKADRTADFASFLPQELPMEIEAEDIAIINQVELNETIEQGSWLKIPQQ from the coding sequence ATGATAGCATTACATTTTAAAAGAACTATTCTATTTGTGTTTGCAGTTCTTTTTATGGCCGCATGTGTGGTTCAAAGGAGTCCGGTTTCCGGATCAAAAAGAGCATACGGATACAGCTGGGAGAAAGAGAAAAAGATCGGTAAACAGGCTGATCAACAGATTCAACAGCAATATGGGGTTTACCAGGATGAGCAGTTGTTAGACTATGTAAAGACCGTTGGCGACAACGTGCTGGAGGTTAGCCATATGCGTCGTGAAGACACACCGCAAAAATATCGGGAAACAGAATTCTATTTCCGAGTTTTAAATAGTCCCGTTGTTAATGCTTTTGCACTACCGGGCGGATATGTATATGTAACTCGTGGATTGCTAGCACACCTGGAAAATGAAGCACAATTGGCGGTCGTATTGGGCCACGAAATCGGTCATGTGGCAGCACGCCATGCCTCTCAGCGTGCATTTGAGCAACAGATAGGTCAGATAGCGCTTATAGGGGGTGCAGTAGCAGGCGAAGAGCTACTTGGAGTGCCGGGCGGCAGTGTTCTGCAGTTGGGTAGTCAGGCAGCACAGTTTTTATTTCTAAGCTATGGTCGTGATGATGAACGTGAATCGGATCGATTGGGAGTAGAGTATGCTGCCATGAAAAGCTATGACGCAGCAGACGGAGCCGGATTCTTTGGGGCCTTGCAACGTATCTCAAAACAGTCAGGTCAGGATATTCCGGATTGGAAGTCAACACACCCTGATCCGGCAGAACGGGCGAATACAATTCCGGAGTTGGCTAAAAAATGGAGAGAAAAGGGATACAAGCAAACGAAAGAGGGTATTGATGAGTATATGAGTATAGTTGATGGGATGGTGTTTGGGGAAAATCCCCGTGAAGGGTTTGTAGAAGAGGGCAGTTTTTATCATCCTGAATTGGCTTTTAGATTTAATTATCCTGCTAATTGGGAAATCGTTAATAGACCTTCGCTGGTTGCCGCTGTTAATGAAGATCAGGATGCGGTCTCTGTCATGAAAATTGACAGTGTGGCTGATGATCCAAAAAGTTCGGTGATAAATTATGTGAGCCAGGATGGATTTACCCTGGTATCACAAGGAGAAACCGAAAGTAATGGACTGGGGGCATATCAAGCTATTGCAACTGCAACTGCTAAAGATAGTACTCAGTATCGTTTCCATGTTTATGCTGTCTTATATGATAACAATATCTATCGGTTTACAGCTTACAGTCTTGCCGATAAATTTGCGGCATATCGTGCTAAGTTCGAAGATATTAGCACCTCTTTTGCAGAGCTGAATGATCAGAAGATCCTCAATATTAAACCGGTTCGGTTACAAACTGTGAAAGCTGATCGGACCGCTGATTTTGCATCTTTCCTACCACAAGAATTACCTATGGAGATAGAAGCAGAGGATATTGCCATCATAAACCAAGTGGAGCTGAACGAAACGATAGAGCAGGGGAGTTGGCTTAAGATTCCTCAACAATGA
- a CDS encoding hemolysin family protein, with product MDDPSSFLFIIDFSIQAKENFLFEPTIDPIEISVQVACILLGLFFSALFSGSEVAFFSLSNQEDLLSEGDIEGTADRLIIRMLEQPRRLLATILIGNTFANTIASVLAAVVAGNLMAYYGLGEFLVYFIEVVVLTFMILILSEITPKIIAINNPLKATRRISRFIYVFFILFKPLSKIIASSTLSLEERLPKLTSKMTSEDIMTMAEVSEQEGSIKSDEREIIENVIEFGSTTVREIMTSRVDIVAISTGNSLDEVLSVIREEGLSRMPIYENDLDNILGVIHSKDVLPYINSDIERTTINWRTIARKALFIPSTKKLDDLLRDFQQEKTHIAIVVDEYGGTEGLITLDDILEEIVGDIADEYDEDEDKLYTKFKSGVYIFDARIDLDDMEDILNRELTSDDDQYETLGGLVYHLTERIPNVGERVYYQNLELTIHSVQNNRVRKLRVKVQDRPQSPREHHQTQQ from the coding sequence TTGGACGACCCTAGTAGCTTTCTCTTTATCATTGACTTTTCAATACAGGCCAAAGAGAACTTTCTTTTTGAGCCTACTATTGATCCTATTGAAATATCTGTTCAAGTTGCCTGTATCTTGTTAGGGTTATTCTTTTCAGCTCTTTTCTCTGGATCAGAGGTTGCATTTTTCTCACTTTCAAATCAGGAAGACCTGCTTTCGGAAGGGGATATCGAAGGTACAGCAGATCGATTGATCATACGTATGCTCGAACAGCCTCGTCGTTTATTGGCAACAATCCTTATCGGTAATACTTTTGCCAATACAATTGCTTCGGTTTTGGCTGCCGTAGTAGCGGGTAATCTTATGGCTTACTATGGGTTGGGAGAGTTCTTGGTCTATTTTATTGAGGTGGTCGTATTAACATTTATGATACTGATTCTTAGTGAGATCACTCCCAAGATTATTGCGATTAATAATCCGTTGAAGGCGACCCGCCGTATCAGTCGGTTTATCTATGTGTTTTTTATTCTTTTTAAACCATTATCTAAAATTATAGCCAGCAGTACATTAAGCCTGGAGGAACGTCTGCCAAAATTGACAAGTAAAATGACCTCCGAAGATATTATGACAATGGCAGAGGTTAGCGAGCAGGAGGGTTCTATTAAAAGTGATGAGCGTGAGATTATAGAAAATGTTATTGAGTTTGGCAGTACTACAGTGCGTGAAATTATGACTTCACGCGTTGATATTGTTGCAATTTCTACCGGAAACTCACTGGATGAAGTATTAAGTGTAATTCGAGAAGAAGGGCTTTCGCGAATGCCTATTTATGAAAACGATTTGGATAATATTTTGGGCGTTATACACTCTAAGGATGTATTACCCTATATTAATTCTGATATTGAACGCACAACAATAAATTGGCGCACCATTGCACGTAAGGCACTTTTTATTCCTTCTACTAAAAAGCTGGATGATCTGCTTCGGGATTTTCAGCAGGAAAAGACCCATATCGCTATTGTTGTTGATGAGTATGGCGGTACAGAGGGGTTGATTACTCTTGATGATATTCTTGAGGAAATTGTAGGGGATATCGCTGATGAATATGATGAGGATGAAGATAAATTATATACGAAGTTTAAAAGTGGGGTATATATCTTTGACGCTCGCATAGATTTAGATGATATGGAAGATATCCTGAATCGTGAACTTACTTCGGATGACGATCAGTATGAGACATTAGGGGGGCTGGTTTATCATCTTACAGAACGTATTCCAAACGTAGGTGAGCGGGTGTATTATCAAAATCTGGAATTGACCATCCATTCTGTGCAAAATAATCGGGTACGCAAATTACGTGTTAAAGTACAGGACCGACCGCAATCTCCCAGAGAACATCACCAAACTCAACAATAA
- a CDS encoding single-stranded DNA-binding protein has protein sequence MSSLNKAMIIGRLGQDPDVRYTQSNTAVANLSVATSERYKDNMGEWKENTEWHRVVAWGRLAEICQEYLKKGSQVYIEGPIQTRKWEDKEGQTRYTTEIKALTMTMLDSKGDNGGGGNVPSKPDSTQPVSSSVDLNEDFDDIDDDLPF, from the coding sequence ATGAGTTCACTCAATAAAGCAATGATAATCGGTCGGTTGGGACAAGATCCTGACGTACGTTATACGCAGTCAAATACGGCTGTTGCAAATTTATCTGTTGCAACATCTGAGCGCTATAAAGATAACATGGGCGAATGGAAAGAGAATACTGAATGGCACCGCGTGGTTGCCTGGGGACGTTTAGCAGAGATCTGCCAAGAATATCTTAAAAAGGGCTCTCAGGTATATATTGAAGGTCCCATACAAACTCGTAAATGGGAAGATAAAGAAGGTCAAACGCGCTACACTACCGAGATTAAAGCCTTAACTATGACTATGCTGGATAGTAAAGGAGATAATGGCGGTGGCGGAAACGTGCCAAGCAAACCCGATAGCACACAGCCAGTTTCAAGTAGTGTAGATTTGAACGAAGATTTTGATGATATCGATGATGATCTGCCATTTTAA
- the murB gene encoding UDP-N-acetylmuramate dehydrogenase codes for MIKPYDALVESDVDLQPYNTLNISIMAHKFAAVKTTTHLKNILAHPQTKENELLILGGGSNILFTDDFDGLVLHVEIGGLEVVKETEKNVWLKIGAGENWHETVRYCVAQGWAGVENLSLIPGTTGAAPIQNIGAYGVELKDVFEELEAVDIATGERRQFSKEDCSFGYRNSIFKNELKGKVIVTEVVLKLSKNPELNTSYGAIQSELEKRGISDPTIRDISDIVIDIRNSKLPNPKETGNAGSFFKNPIVAENIFERIKKHYPEVPGYKMDDDMIKVPAGWLIEEAGWKGKVVGNTGTYRQQALVIVNHGGATGQEILDLAKEIQASVSEQFNIDLVPEVNIIR; via the coding sequence ATGATTAAGCCGTACGATGCATTGGTTGAATCCGATGTTGATTTACAGCCATATAATACATTAAATATTTCAATAATGGCTCACAAGTTTGCGGCTGTAAAAACGACTACTCATCTAAAAAATATCCTTGCCCATCCTCAGACGAAAGAAAACGAACTCTTAATATTGGGTGGGGGCAGCAATATTTTATTTACAGATGATTTTGATGGCTTGGTTCTACATGTTGAAATCGGAGGTCTGGAAGTCGTAAAAGAGACGGAAAAGAATGTATGGTTGAAAATTGGAGCCGGCGAGAACTGGCATGAAACAGTTCGCTATTGCGTAGCTCAAGGTTGGGCTGGAGTGGAAAATCTATCTCTTATTCCCGGAACTACAGGAGCAGCTCCGATACAGAATATTGGGGCTTATGGTGTTGAACTTAAAGATGTGTTTGAGGAGTTGGAAGCTGTTGATATCGCCACCGGTGAAAGGCGTCAATTTAGTAAGGAAGATTGTAGTTTCGGTTACCGTAATAGTATTTTTAAAAATGAGCTCAAGGGAAAGGTTATTGTTACAGAAGTGGTGCTTAAATTATCGAAAAATCCCGAGCTCAATACTTCTTATGGCGCCATTCAATCGGAGTTGGAAAAACGAGGTATTTCTGATCCTACTATTAGAGATATCAGCGATATCGTTATTGATATCAGAAATAGTAAGCTCCCGAATCCCAAAGAAACAGGGAATGCCGGAAGCTTTTTTAAAAACCCCATTGTAGCTGAAAATATTTTTGAGCGGATAAAGAAGCATTACCCCGAAGTCCCGGGATATAAAATGGACGACGATATGATAAAGGTGCCAGCAGGCTGGCTCATTGAAGAAGCCGGTTGGAAGGGCAAGGTTGTAGGTAATACGGGGACATACAGGCAACAGGCATTGGTAATAGTAAACCACGGTGGAGCAACAGGACAAGAAATACTGGATCTGGCTAAAGAAATTCAGGCTTCCGTATCTGAACAGTTTAATATAGATCTTGTCCCCGAAGTGAATATTATCAGATAA